In Anaerolineales bacterium, the sequence CTGCTATGTAAAACACTAAATCTGCGAAAAGGACTCGCTGGTTTTACGGCAATTCCCGAAATTTGCTTTACTCGTGCAACAGGCTCTATTATAGTTTTTTTCCGCACATTCATGCCTGATCCTTTTCCCCGGCCCGAATCTTCTCCCCTTCGCCCGGCGGAGACCGGGGGAAGCGAAGCCGGGAATGGGGTCTGGGACGGAGGGGGGAGCTGGTTCGAGCAACCGCAAGGAATTTACCATCTTCGCCGGAGCGGAGGGGCGCAGGAACCGGCCCCCGGCGAACCGCCGGGGGCCGGTTCCTGCTGAAGCTTCCACGCTTACGCTTTCGCGCCGCGGGTCCGCCACCAGTCTCGGAAGATCATCCACAGCGCCCCAAGGCCGAAGAGGATTACGATGAAGCTCACCAGGAAACCCAGCACCGGGATGGCATCGACGAAGACCATCACCAGGATGCCGAGCAGCAACGGCCAGAAGCAGCTGGCGGAGTAGTCCTTGCGGAACAGGCGCAGGATCAGGTCCCCTATCAGCAGGGCGACGACCAGTTTGCTGCCATACAACATGACCGCCAGGAAGACGGCGCCCGCCAGGCCGAGGGCCGAAAAGCCGATTCCAAACACGGACGACATCAGCCCGAACAGGGTCACCACCCCGATCGCCAGCCCGAGCATCAGGATGATAATGCCGGTTATGATCCACGCGGTCCATCCGCCGACCAGGACGACCCCTCCCCAGACCAGGGCGGGCAGCGGTTTGGCGCGCAGGGTTCCGACGGCCCGATTCAGGACTGAGGGGATCAGCCAGACCGCCAGCGCCCCGAGCAGGACCAGGGTCAGCAGCTCGCGGATCACCCCGAAGACATAATTCATAAACATCGCGCCGAAGTCGATGACATGGATCTTCGCGTTTTCTCGATCCTCGCCGGCTTTCGGGAAGTCCTCGCTCTTGCGGTAGTGGTAGACGACGCCGCCCTCGGGCGCGGCTTGGATTCCGGCCGACTGCGTGACCGCGCTGTGGTATTCCAATTTTCCGCCGATGGCGGCCTCCTCGGAAATGTGCAGGCCGGGAGGAAGGATCCGACCGGTGGATGTAAAAGGGGTGTAGATAAAGTACGCGTAATCCTCCGCGTCCTCGTCCGGCTCCCCGATGTCGACGATCACATCGCGGCCGACCTTGCCGTTCACCTCCAAGGCTCCCAGCGCCGCCTGCACGTCGCGTTTCACTTCGCCGTCCAGGATGGCCTGGTATCCGAGCAGGAAGGCGTCCCGTTCGACGATCGATCCGGCCGAGAGGGTGATGCTGAAGGCGCCCCCATAGAGGTTCCCGCCGACGGTCCCCTCCGGACCGAGGATGATGGTGTTGCCGCCGAGGAACAGGCTGTCTCTCACGCTGCCCTCGACGATGATGTCCCCTCCCGCGGAGATGAGGTTGCCGTTCACCGCCCCGCTGATGCGGACCGTGGATCCGAAGGCCAAAACGTCGCCGTTGACGGTTCCGCGGATGAGGACGTCGGTTCCCATGGCGATCAGGTTGCCGTTGACCGTTCCGGCCATCTCCACCGATTCGTAAGCCAGGAACAGGTCGTCGTCGACCACCTCCCCCTCGCCGAAATATCCGTCGCGGTCGATCTCCAACGCCCGCGCGGGTTGCGCGTGGACGGCCGCCGCGGCCAGGACGAGCGCCGATGCGATCAGCACACGGACCGCCGGGATGCGAGATTTGGCAATCATGGTTTTCTCCTTTTCAATACCGTTTAACGAGCCCGGAATCCCTACCCCCGGTTTTTTTCCTCGTCCACCACCTGCCGCAGGGATTTGCTTTTCTCCACCCACATCCCCAGCAGGCCGAGTTTCCATCCATACGCTTCTCCGTAAGGCAGGTCCGGCCGCTGGACCACGGAGAAAATATCCCGCGCCGCAAGCCGCTGGAAGGCGCCGATAAGCTCCGTCCGGTCCGCCGCAACCCCGCGATGCGCGAGGCTGTCCGCCGCTTGGATCGGGGTGAGAATCGCCGCTCTTCCCGGCTGGCTCATGGCGAACAGCGCCAGCTTTTGGGCCGGAGTGGATTCCGTCCAAAGGTAGACAAAGTGGGCTTCCCCGGCGGTGAGAATTTCCTCCAGCGAGGCGTTCACGTCGGCCACGGTGAGGTAACTGCGGGTTAACCGGTTGTGCAGGTTGACCAGATTGTGGCAAACCAACTGCAGAAAGTACGGGTGTCCGGCGGTGACGCGCCAGATTTTTTC encodes:
- a CDS encoding polymer-forming cytoskeletal protein, which produces MIAKSRIPAVRVLIASALVLAAAAVHAQPARALEIDRDGYFGEGEVVDDDLFLAYESVEMAGTVNGNLIAMGTDVLIRGTVNGDVLAFGSTVRISGAVNGNLISAGGDIIVEGSVRDSLFLGGNTIILGPEGTVGGNLYGGAFSITLSAGSIVERDAFLLGYQAILDGEVKRDVQAALGALEVNGKVGRDVIVDIGEPDEDAEDYAYFIYTPFTSTGRILPPGLHISEEAAIGGKLEYHSAVTQSAGIQAAPEGGVVYHYRKSEDFPKAGEDRENAKIHVIDFGAMFMNYVFGVIRELLTLVLLGALAVWLIPSVLNRAVGTLRAKPLPALVWGGVVLVGGWTAWIITGIIILMLGLAIGVVTLFGLMSSVFGIGFSALGLAGAVFLAVMLYGSKLVVALLIGDLILRLFRKDYSASCFWPLLLGILVMVFVDAIPVLGFLVSFIVILFGLGALWMIFRDWWRTRGAKA